In Parus major isolate Abel chromosome 1, Parus_major1.1, whole genome shotgun sequence, the following proteins share a genomic window:
- the NMS gene encoding neuromedin-S, giving the protein MPPNQLALCFSQWMEMSDQPQISSTVLDLCYSIFNSMHKNEESQIASAKFTKKDSHGTLGRPFFLFRPRNGRTIEGSEYRGM; this is encoded by the exons ATGCCCCCAAACCAG CTGGCACTGTGTTTCAGTCAGTGGATGGAAATGTCCGACCAACCCCAG atctccAGCACTGTTTTGGATCTCTGTTATTCCATATTCAACAGCATGCATAAAAATGAG GAATCACAGATTGCTTCTGCAAAGTTTACAAAGAAG GACAGTCATGGAACTCTGGGGCggcctttcttccttttcagg CCTCGAAATGGAAGAACTATTGAAGGCAGTG aataCCGTGGAATGTGA